The Micromonospora krabiensis genome window below encodes:
- a CDS encoding PspC domain-containing protein: MSRKLVRPRQGRMLAGVCAGLAQRFGMSAGTVRLLFLLSLLLPGTQVIVYLILWILMPNEDRYLATTRH, from the coding sequence ATGAGTCGCAAACTGGTCCGGCCCCGCCAGGGGCGCATGCTCGCCGGTGTCTGCGCCGGCCTGGCCCAGCGGTTCGGCATGTCCGCCGGCACGGTCCGGCTGCTGTTCCTGCTGTCGCTGCTGCTGCCCGGCACCCAGGTGATCGTCTACCTGATCCTCTGGATCCTCATGCCCAACGAGGACCGCTACCTGGCCACCACCCGCCACTAA